In Engraulis encrasicolus isolate BLACKSEA-1 chromosome 15, IST_EnEncr_1.0, whole genome shotgun sequence, the following proteins share a genomic window:
- the atp6v1f gene encoding V-type proton ATPase subunit F, giving the protein MAGRGKLIAVIGDEDTCTGFLLGGIGELNKNRKPNFLVVEKDTSITEIEETFKSFLARNDIGIILINQFVAEMIRHAIDQHMESIPAVLEIPSKEHPYDASKDSILRRAKGMFSAEDFR; this is encoded by the exons ATGGCGGGACGAGGAAAGCTAATTGCCGTCATTGGTGACGAAGATACCTGCACTGGCTTTCTACTTGGTGGTATTGGTGAACTAAACAAAAATCGAAAGCCTAATTTCTTAGTTGTCGAGAAGGACACCAGCATCACCGAGATAGAGGAGACATTCAA GAGTTTCCTTGCTCGCAACGACATTGGGATCATCCTCATCAACCAGTTTGTTGCCGAGATGATCCGTCATGCAATCGACCAGCACATGGAGTCAATCCCAGCTGTTTTGGAGATCCCCTCCAAAGAGCACCCTTACGACGCATCCAAAGATTCCATCCTGCGCAGAGCCAAGGGTATGTTCTCTGCGGAGGACTTCCGATAA
- the zgc:193726 gene encoding uncharacterized protein zgc:193726, which yields MCPAWSISLTAILLGCVFGFPNSFNSTQNYTRTDNELNSNATNSTWPEDFPAYLNISSFLDIFPQAEIEDSYYALPPRFDHVQTGGGGGGGGGCRLPTCALQNLGNTLNSEGDEMAGSSTSDPYGVGKK from the exons ATGTGTCCAGCCTGGTCTATCTCCCTCACTGCAATACTTCTTGGTTGTGTTTTTGGATTTCCCAACAGCTTCAACAGTACACAAAATTACACAAG AACTGACAATGAGTTGAACAGCAATGCAACCAATTCAACATG GCCCGAAGACTTTCCAGCATATTTGAACATCTCAAGTTTTTT AGACATTTTTCCACAGGCTGAGAT AGAAGATTCATATTATGCACTACCTCCTCGATT tgaccatgttcagactggtggtggtggtggtggtggtggtggatgccgTCTACCAACCTGTGCACTACAAAACCTTGGGAATACTCTGAATTCTGAAGGGGATGAAATGGCTGGCAGCTCGACCTCCGACCCCTATGGAGTGGGAAAGAAGTGA
- the lamtor4 gene encoding ragulator complex protein LAMTOR4, whose protein sequence is MTTALTQGLERIPDQIGYLVISEDGVLASSGDLENDEHTAGVIMQMVRTACRFRLNGAAEPPFKRMSVMFEDYVYAVTVSGQKVFVVKRQNNQREPVTV, encoded by the exons ATG ACAACCGCTTTGACACAGGGTCTTGAGAGAATTCCGGATCAAATTGGGTATCTTGTCATCAGTGAGGATGGGGTATTGGCG TCCTCGGGTGATCTGGAAAATGACGAACACACAGCAGGAGTGATCATGCAGATGGTGCGTACAGCCTGCCGTTTCCGACTCAACGGAGCAGCGGAACCTCCTTTCAAACGCATGTCGG TGATGTTTGAGGACTACGTGTATGCTGTAACCGTCTCTGGACAGAAAGTATTTGTGGTGAAACGACAGAATAACCAAAGAGAACCTGTGACTGTATAG
- the rint1 gene encoding RAD50-interacting protein 1: MAAPIVEESWSGSEMDSLSNSENNSESDSKDEMADFLVQFVDKEIGSDLKSLGKVSALLEKLKTENKDLEEQASLLTASSSVPLRVAAALDSAEKCRSDLETLLQRERVLSNTLQQHLQGAQTWADSLGQTLGQLDSIEKHLKYLQCVARIEELSDNIQQCLMTSSTWEAVSAIGTLASLDMSLQESGCSHLQAFLRETLSFWHKIIKDRLAGDFEEVLTQLHWPFISPPTSTLAPPTNAQELHSQLELLVSQLLALQTSDDLISEKESPSRSGLPQSHPLPLPIKIMLVPLNKRFRYHFTGNRQTNSLNKPEWYLTQILMWMGNNSNFMEEKIQPILDHSKANINAKVELCRGLLALAQEKLALDASRLLYDDTLFCHLVDEVLQFEKELRTTHAYPSTSPGALPTLLEEAVLQKWLSVERKMALEKVDAMLSAEGAWTSQYREISDMDELKAPDCAETFMTLLLVITDRYRSLPSPRAQLSFLALQRELVDDFRIRLTQVMKEESWNPLGVRYCAILNAANYISAVLSDWGDNVFFLQLQQAAVALGDEVLGPLSPTESGRLASLEGSLFDELLGLLERLRGDMMGRLLDAVMRDVREKTQVYIRDRWLSLPSQCDQATMSLSSSACPMMLCLRNHLLQLQQLLSIPLFQMFWQGLAERLDLFLYQDLILYNHFNEGGAAQLQFDMTRNLFPLFGHYCKRPENFFKHVKEACIILTLNMGSALLLRDLLRETEEMIGPEEQQPSPEAALNEQGVFRLTPYDVTILLGLRASWPAQ; this comes from the exons ATGGCGGCGCCCATAGTGGAGGAGAGCTGGTCGGGGAGTGAAATGGACAGTCTATCAAATTCGGAGAACAACTCGGAATCAGATTCAAAAGATGAAATGGCTGACTTCTTAGTGCAGTTCGTGGATAAAGAAATTGGCAGTGACCTAAAGTCATTAGGTAAAGTTAGTGCCTTGTTAGAGAAACTGAAGACTGAAAACAAGGATTTGGAAGAACAGGCAA gcctactgacagcATCCAGCTCTGTTCCTTTACGTGTTGCTGCTGCCCTCGACTCTGCCGAGAAATGTCGATCAGATTTGGAAACGttattgcagagagagagggtgctctCAAACACGCTGCAACAGCATCTCCAAGGTGCACAGACCTGGGCAGACAGCCTTGGACAAACACTTGGTCAGTTGGACTCAATCGAGAAGCACCTGAAGTACTTGCAGTGTGTAGCGCGCATCGAAGAACTCAG TGACAACATTCAGCAGTGTCTGATGACCAGTAGCACCTGGGAGGCGGTGTCAGCCATCGGGACGCTGGCCAGTCTCGACATGAGTTTGCAGGAGTCTGGCTGCTCTCATCTGCAGGCATTCCTGAGAGAAACCCTAAGCTTTTGGCACAAGATCATCAAAGACAGACTTGCAGG GGACTTTGAGGAGGTTCTCACCCAGTTGCACTGGCCCTTCATCTCCCCTCCGACCTCCACTCTCGCGCCGCCCACCAACGCCCAGGAACTCCACAGCCAGCTGGAGCTACTGGTCTCTCAGCTCCTCGCCCTGCAAACATC TGATGATCTAATATCGGAGAAGGAGTCCCCTTCGCGCTCTGGCCTTCCCCAGTCTCATCCCCTCCCTCTGCCCATCAAGATCATGCTGGTTCCTCTCAACAAGCGCTTCAGGTACCACTTCACTGGCAACCGGCAAACCAACTCGCTAAACAAG CCAGAGTGGTATCTCACCCAGATTCTCATGTGGATGGGAAATAACTCCAACTTCATGGAAGAGAAGATACAGCCTATTTTGGATCACTCCAAAGCCAACATCAATGCTAAG GTGGAGCTGTGCCGTGGCCTCTTGGCTCTCGCTCAGGAGAAGCTGGCTCTGGACGCCTCACGACTCCTGTACGACGACACTCTCTTCTGCCACCTGGTGGACGAGGTGCTCCAGTTTGAGAAGGAGCTGCGCACCACACACGCCTACCCCTCCACTTCACCCGGCGCCCTGCCCACCCTGCTGGAGGAGGCCGTGCTCCAGAAATGGCTCAGCGTGGAGAGGAAGA TGGCACTAGAGAAAGTGGATGCTATGCTGTCTGCTGAGGGGGCTTGGACGTCCCAGTACAGAGAAATCTCAGACATGGATGAGTTGAAGGCTCCAGACTGTGCAGAAACCTTCATGACACTGCTGCTGGTCATTACAG ACCGCTACCGCTCGCTGCCCTCTCCGCGGGCGCAGCTCAGCTTCCTGGCACTGCAGAGGGAACTGGTGGACGACTTCCGCATCCGCCTGACTCAGGTGATGAAGGAGGAGTCCTGGAACCCCCTGGGAGTGCGCTACTGTGCCATCCTCAACGCCGCCAATTACATCTCTGCAGTGCTGAGTGACTGGGGAGACAATGTG TTTTTCCTCCAGTTGCAACAGGCTGCAGTGGCCCTTGGTGACGAAGTTCTGGGGCCTCTCAGCCCAACAGAGTCTGGCCGCCTGGCCTCCCTGGAGGGCTCCCTGTTTGATGAGTTGCTGGGATTGCTTGAGCGTCTCCGTGGCGATATGATGGGTCGACTTCTGGACGCAGTGATGAGAGACGTCCGTGAGAAGACCCAGGTCTATATTCGAGACAG ATGGTTGTCCTTGCCCTCCCAGTGTGACCAGGCCACCATGTCTCTCTCCAGTTCGGCCTGTCCCATGATGCTTTGCCTTAGGAACCACCTACTGCAGCTGCAGCAGCTGCTCAGCATTCCGTTGTTCCAGATGTTTTGGCAAGGCCTGGCCGAGAGGCTGGATCTCTTCCTTTACCAAGAT CTCATCTTATACAACCACTTCAATGAGGGTGGGGCTGCCCAGTTACAATTTGACATGACAAGgaacctcttccccctcttcggACATTACTGCAAGAGACCTGAAAATTTCTTCAAACA CGTGAAGGAGGCTTGCATTATCCTAACCCTGAACATGGGCTCTGCACTACTGCTGCGAGATCTCCTGAGAGAGACTGAAGAGATGATCGGCCCAGAGGAGCAGCAGCCCAGTCCAGAGGCGGCCCTCAACGAGCAAGGAGTGTTCCGTCTGACCCCATATGACGTCACCATCCTCCTGGGGCTCAGGGCATCATGGCCTGCACAGTGA
- the LOC134464384 gene encoding protein SPMIP1: protein MDTQRQDFWKEAIVRENLLRLNWFRHNWVKHPKPPPKERRVKLPDVTKTHTETHPKSSQSVATECDVHKTKRVEVLSDIMRPVSQETRNELYRGFSKEETGRYRYLLLRTRKNPEHKYSFPITSNLEYGWGLGDVTRANVPMHAKNAIVRESFFRKNGIFPRTSSTDTVA, encoded by the exons ATGGACACGCAGAGGCAAGATTTTTGGAAAGAAGCCATAGTACGAGAAAATCTACTTAGACTTAATTGGTTTCGTCACAACTGGGTAAAACACCCTAAACCGCCACCCAAGGAACGTCGGGTGAAATTGCCCGATGTCACTAAGACGCATACCGAGACGCACCCCAAGTCTTCTCAGAGCGTTGCGACAGAATGTGATGTGCACAAGACTAAACGCGTCGAAGTACTTTCTGATATCATGAGACCTGTTTCTCAAGAGACAAGAAATGAATTGTATAGAGGTTTCTCTAAAGAGGAGACAGGCCGATACAGATACCTTCTACTCAGGACGCGGAAGAATCCGGAGCACAAATATTCCTTCCCAATTACGAGCAACTTGGAGTACGGGTGGGGCTTGG GAGACGTGACCAGAGCCAACGTTCCGATGCACGCCAAAAATGCCATTGTGAGGGAGAGTTTCTTCCGGAAAAATGGAATATTTCCCAGGACCTCGTCCACGGACACCGTGGCGTAA